A DNA window from Haladaptatus cibarius D43 contains the following coding sequences:
- a CDS encoding DoxX family protein, which yields MCEAIDDTSENDVSKSTAFRVARLLYGGVIVFTAISGLRDIDAQAGYAESKGIPMPEESVVSSHGLLLLGGVGISIWRFPALAASSIVAFFAGVTPTIHDFWSHDGQERQNEKNHFLKNVALAGAALAFLGIGEKKN from the coding sequence ATGTGCGAAGCAATTGACGACACGTCCGAGAATGACGTTTCAAAATCGACTGCGTTCAGGGTCGCCAGACTGCTGTACGGCGGCGTTATCGTGTTCACTGCTATCTCCGGCCTGAGAGACATCGACGCACAGGCAGGCTACGCCGAATCGAAGGGAATCCCGATGCCGGAAGAGTCTGTCGTCTCCTCGCACGGACTGCTACTTCTCGGCGGGGTCGGTATCAGCATCTGGCGATTCCCCGCCCTCGCGGCCAGTTCCATCGTCGCGTTCTTCGCGGGCGTCACCCCGACGATACACGACTTCTGGAGCCACGATGGCCAAGAGCGCCAGAACGAGAAAAATCACTTCCTGAAAAACGTCGCGCTCGCGGGTGCGGCACTCGCGTTCCTCGGTATCGGCGAGAAAAAGAACTGA
- a CDS encoding thioredoxin family protein → MVMKESEAEIERGDPVPNFELRGTDGETYSLGDFTEYEAVLLVFTCNHCPYAQAKFDLLNDIAAEYDEVAVVGVNSNDAEEYPDDSFEAMQEWVEEGTLQYDAYLHDETQEVATAYGAVCTPDPFLLRNEGHEAQRASERASGDEPRADEFTLAYHGRLDDALNPDDEPTEFHIHDAIESVLASEDVELEFLPSRGCSIKWK, encoded by the coding sequence ATGGTAATGAAAGAATCCGAGGCCGAAATCGAGCGCGGCGACCCGGTGCCGAACTTCGAACTTCGTGGCACCGACGGGGAAACATACAGCCTCGGCGATTTCACGGAGTACGAGGCAGTTCTGCTGGTGTTTACCTGCAATCACTGTCCCTACGCGCAGGCGAAGTTCGACCTACTAAACGACATCGCGGCGGAGTACGACGAGGTGGCCGTCGTCGGCGTGAACTCGAACGACGCTGAAGAGTATCCGGACGACTCTTTCGAGGCCATGCAGGAGTGGGTCGAGGAAGGTACGCTTCAGTACGACGCTTACCTCCACGACGAGACACAGGAAGTGGCCACGGCCTACGGCGCGGTCTGTACCCCCGACCCGTTCCTCCTTCGCAACGAAGGACACGAGGCACAACGCGCCTCGGAACGGGCGAGCGGTGACGAGCCGCGAGCCGATGAGTTCACCCTCGCGTATCACGGCCGACTGGACGACGCACTGAACCCCGACGACGAACCCACCGAGTTTCACATCCACGACGCAATCGAATCCGTGCTGGCGAGCGAGGACGTGGAGCTTGAGTTCTTGCCCTCCCGCGGCTGTTCCATCAAGTGGAAATGA
- a CDS encoding DUF4112 domain-containing protein yields the protein MNTDRDDLADEFDFDGELPDTVNRAAIERMRTVARVFDDLVRVPGTDFRVGIDPILGALPGVGDVISAGLSLYIVVEAAWLGVSFTTLLRMIANIAIDVVGGTIPIVGGIVDAVWKANKRNLELVLNDLAEEPWGDGFENNDDVVEIEVE from the coding sequence ATGAACACCGACAGAGACGATTTAGCGGACGAGTTCGACTTCGACGGCGAACTCCCCGACACCGTCAATCGGGCCGCAATCGAGCGGATGCGAACCGTTGCGAGAGTGTTCGACGACCTCGTTCGCGTCCCGGGAACCGACTTTCGCGTCGGAATCGATCCGATTCTCGGCGCGCTTCCGGGGGTCGGCGACGTCATCAGCGCCGGACTCTCGCTGTACATCGTCGTCGAAGCGGCGTGGTTGGGCGTCTCGTTCACCACGCTGTTGCGGATGATTGCGAACATCGCCATCGACGTGGTCGGCGGGACGATTCCGATAGTCGGCGGCATCGTGGACGCGGTATGGAAGGCGAACAAGCGCAACCTCGAACTGGTGTTGAACGACCTCGCCGAGGAACCGTGGGGCGATGGGTTCGAAAACAACGACGACGTCGTCGAAATCGAAGTCGAATAA
- a CDS encoding AMP-binding protein, whose product MTWHLAPDFPSYEAAKSEFSWDTIPDDYNIAHDFLRKHDDLDATALEQYYLDGRHETYSFRDLDVCSNRLANGLSDLGVGRGDRVAVVIPQNPANPLTHLACWKLGAISLPLSILFGEDSLRYRLNDSGAKVAVVDSSVRPTLDTVRKDCPDLEHVIEVDGSDSVGNGIAPEGGDENHSIHSNHNNHNNHNNHNNHNNDSYDFGEFCAGRSESFDIVETTRDTPAIIIYTSGSTGPPKGVLHTHDLWLGHCPAFYMYFERTGDPEKTAESTEPSVVPDDSVYWTPADWAWIGALGDVLFPAWHYGETVVGCPMGGFDAETAYELLERFSVTDTFLPPTAIRMMMGVENPTEKYELSLRNICSGGEPLTPEIIDWAETELDGVSVNELYGQTEANLLVANCGDWFPVRAGSMGKPVPGHEIAIIDPTSGEEKAIGDVGMIAVKRDDDPIVFEEYWNQAEKTEAVTLDDWHLTGDLGSRDSDGYFWFKSRDDDVIITSGYRVGPGEVESAILEHPDVEQVGVVGVPDDTRGEIVAAFVQPVTSRDENEAFREEIRTLVRDKLAKYEYPRKIEFVAELPQTTTGKIQRRKLREDE is encoded by the coding sequence ATGACTTGGCATCTCGCACCCGATTTTCCCTCCTACGAGGCCGCCAAAAGCGAGTTCTCGTGGGACACTATTCCCGACGACTACAACATCGCTCACGACTTCCTTCGGAAGCACGACGATTTGGACGCCACTGCGCTGGAGCAGTATTATCTCGACGGTCGGCACGAAACCTACTCCTTTCGGGATTTGGACGTTTGCTCCAATCGACTGGCCAACGGTCTGTCCGACCTCGGCGTCGGACGAGGCGACAGAGTCGCCGTCGTGATTCCACAGAACCCCGCGAATCCACTGACCCATCTCGCCTGCTGGAAACTCGGCGCGATTTCGCTCCCCCTCTCGATTCTGTTCGGCGAGGATTCCCTGCGCTATCGACTGAACGACAGCGGAGCAAAAGTGGCCGTCGTGGATTCGTCAGTTCGACCCACGCTCGATACGGTTCGGAAGGACTGTCCCGACTTAGAACACGTCATCGAAGTTGACGGGAGCGATTCCGTCGGCAACGGAATCGCTCCCGAGGGTGGGGATGAAAATCACAGCATCCATAGCAACCACAACAACCACAACAACCACAACAACCACAACAACCACAACAACGACAGCTACGATTTCGGCGAGTTTTGTGCAGGCCGGTCGGAATCGTTCGACATCGTGGAAACGACCCGCGATACGCCTGCGATCATCATCTACACCAGTGGTTCGACCGGGCCGCCGAAGGGTGTCCTGCACACTCACGACCTTTGGCTCGGCCACTGTCCCGCGTTTTACATGTACTTCGAGCGAACTGGTGACCCCGAAAAAACGGCAGAATCGACCGAACCGTCGGTCGTACCCGACGATTCGGTGTACTGGACGCCCGCGGATTGGGCGTGGATAGGCGCGCTGGGAGATGTGCTGTTTCCGGCGTGGCACTACGGCGAAACCGTCGTCGGCTGTCCGATGGGCGGATTCGACGCCGAAACCGCCTACGAACTGCTGGAGCGATTTTCGGTCACCGACACGTTCCTTCCGCCCACTGCGATTCGGATGATGATGGGAGTCGAAAACCCCACGGAAAAATACGAATTGTCGCTCCGAAACATCTGTTCGGGCGGCGAACCGCTCACCCCCGAAATCATCGACTGGGCCGAAACGGAACTAGACGGCGTCTCGGTCAACGAACTCTACGGCCAAACCGAAGCGAACCTTCTCGTTGCCAACTGCGGCGACTGGTTCCCGGTTCGCGCCGGAAGCATGGGAAAGCCGGTTCCGGGCCACGAAATCGCCATCATCGACCCGACTTCCGGCGAGGAGAAAGCAATCGGCGACGTGGGGATGATTGCCGTAAAACGCGACGACGACCCAATCGTTTTCGAGGAGTACTGGAATCAAGCCGAAAAAACAGAGGCCGTAACCCTCGACGACTGGCATCTCACCGGCGACCTCGGCTCCCGCGATTCGGACGGCTACTTCTGGTTCAAATCGCGCGACGACGACGTAATCATCACGAGCGGCTACCGCGTCGGGCCGGGCGAAGTCGAAAGTGCAATTCTGGAACATCCGGACGTAGAACAGGTCGGCGTCGTCGGCGTTCCCGACGACACCCGCGGCGAAATCGTCGCGGCGTTCGTGCAACCAGTCACTTCCCGGGACGAGAACGAAGCCTTTCGGGAGGAAATCCGGACGCTCGTGCGCGACAAGTTGGCCAAATACGAGTATCCTCGAAAAATCGAGTTCGTCGCCGAACTCCCACAAACGACGACCGGCAAGATTCAGCGGCGGAAACTCCGGGAAGATGAGTAA
- a CDS encoding acetamidase/formamidase family protein — translation MARQTVAYDADGLIYEFTPTLEPVYTAESGESLTVETIDSIGGAVQEDSDVVDEVPDEVNGATGPIAVEGAEPGDVLKVEIEDVRVTEDRGRVLTIPGFGLLQESDEIEEPKTRVTPVEGDMIRFDDIDVPIQPCIGTIGVAPTEESYTTLVPHDHGGNLDTTDMTGGTTAYFPVFQEGALLAMGDSKAAMADGEMCGTGAEISTDIDITVTVLSNPGFELSRPVVETADLWKTIASAETLESACQLANEDAIALLANEHGFDETDAHLFSSLVGGLEISQVVDPLVTVRNAIPKEYLSSPF, via the coding sequence ATGGCACGACAGACAGTAGCCTACGATGCGGACGGTCTCATCTACGAGTTCACGCCGACCCTCGAACCGGTGTACACCGCGGAGAGTGGCGAATCGCTAACCGTCGAAACCATAGATAGCATCGGCGGGGCGGTGCAGGAAGATAGCGACGTTGTGGACGAAGTTCCCGACGAAGTCAACGGCGCAACCGGGCCAATCGCGGTGGAGGGGGCAGAACCCGGTGACGTGCTGAAGGTCGAAATCGAGGACGTTCGGGTCACCGAAGACCGGGGGCGAGTGCTGACGATTCCCGGATTCGGCCTCCTACAGGAATCAGATGAAATCGAAGAACCGAAAACCAGAGTGACCCCGGTCGAAGGCGACATGATTCGTTTCGATGACATCGACGTGCCGATTCAGCCTTGTATCGGTACCATCGGGGTCGCTCCGACGGAGGAATCGTACACGACGCTCGTTCCGCACGACCACGGAGGAAATCTCGATACGACGGATATGACCGGCGGAACGACGGCGTATTTTCCGGTTTTTCAGGAGGGTGCGCTGCTTGCGATGGGCGATTCGAAGGCGGCGATGGCCGACGGAGAGATGTGCGGAACCGGCGCGGAAATCAGCACGGACATCGACATCACGGTGACGGTGCTGTCGAACCCCGGTTTCGAACTCTCGCGGCCCGTGGTCGAAACCGCGGATTTGTGGAAGACGATTGCGAGCGCGGAAACCCTCGAATCGGCCTGCCAGTTGGCGAACGAGGACGCGATTGCCCTGCTCGCGAACGAACACGGATTCGACGAGACGGACGCCCATCTGTTTTCGAGTCTCGTCGGCGGACTCGAAATATCGCAGGTTGTTGATCCCCTCGTGACGGTCAGAAACGCGATTCCGAAGGAGTACCTCTCGTCACCGTTTTAA
- a CDS encoding glutathione S-transferase family protein: MRMLVDGEWQTDAYETTNEEGEFERQTTSFRDWVEADEDAEFPAESGRYHLYVSSACPWAHRTLVTRTLKGLEDAISVSVVDPYRQDDGWEFSPDRLGCTADTVNGADYLRDVYTEADPEFTGRVTVPVLWDKKKETIVNNESEEIMRMLDTAFDDVAERDVTFYPEAYRDEVDETIDAIYEPINNGVYRSGFADTQSAYEKAVTELFAALDHWEDVLADQRYLVGEKLTEADFAMFTTLVRFDAVYATHFKCNIRRIVDYPNLWNYLKELYQLPGVAETVRMNHIKEHYYRSHTDINPKGIVPKGPELDFEEAHDRERLAGGPPEAIRQ; encoded by the coding sequence ATGAGAATGCTCGTGGACGGCGAGTGGCAGACGGATGCCTACGAGACGACGAACGAAGAAGGTGAGTTCGAGCGCCAGACTACGTCGTTTCGGGACTGGGTCGAAGCGGATGAGGATGCGGAGTTTCCGGCAGAATCGGGACGCTATCACCTCTACGTCTCCTCCGCCTGTCCGTGGGCGCATCGGACACTCGTCACGAGGACGCTGAAAGGACTGGAAGACGCGATTTCTGTGTCGGTTGTTGACCCCTATAGACAGGACGACGGCTGGGAGTTCTCGCCGGACAGGTTGGGCTGTACCGCCGATACAGTGAACGGAGCGGACTATCTGCGCGACGTGTATACTGAGGCCGACCCGGAATTTACAGGTCGCGTGACGGTGCCGGTGCTGTGGGACAAAAAGAAAGAAACCATCGTCAACAACGAATCGGAGGAAATCATGCGGATGCTGGACACCGCGTTCGACGACGTGGCGGAGCGAGACGTGACGTTCTACCCTGAAGCGTACCGCGACGAGGTTGACGAAACCATCGATGCGATTTACGAACCAATCAACAACGGCGTCTATCGGTCTGGATTCGCCGACACCCAATCCGCCTACGAGAAGGCGGTAACCGAGTTGTTCGCCGCGTTAGACCATTGGGAGGACGTGCTCGCCGACCAACGGTATCTGGTCGGCGAGAAACTGACGGAAGCCGACTTTGCGATGTTCACCACGCTGGTACGATTCGACGCGGTGTACGCGACGCATTTCAAATGCAACATCCGGCGAATCGTAGACTACCCGAACCTCTGGAACTACCTGAAGGAGTTGTACCAACTGCCGGGAGTCGCTGAAACGGTGCGGATGAACCACATCAAAGAACACTACTACCGAAGTCACACCGACATCAATCCGAAAGGAATCGTCCCGAAGGGGCCGGAACTCGACTTCGAGGAGGCACACGACAGAGAACGGTTGGCTGGCGGGCCACCGGAAGCGATTCGGCAATAG
- a CDS encoding chromate transporter yields MPGRSFDERLWAFDRWTRRLVGNLRDAVCPWCSSTVSHELSVEDSTDSSAESDGVLGPFVAAFAAFAPSFIFIVAMFPHVARVRDNPQVRAALVGINAAVVGAILGATVSLAQEAIIDPLTAALAVVTFVLFVRGVQAVTLILGGGVVGIGAFYLL; encoded by the coding sequence TTGCCGGGACGTTCATTCGACGAACGACTCTGGGCGTTCGACCGCTGGACGCGCCGACTGGTGGGAAATCTCCGCGATGCTGTCTGTCCGTGGTGTTCGAGTACAGTCAGCCACGAACTTTCCGTCGAGGATTCGACGGACAGTTCAGCAGAAAGCGATGGGGTTCTCGGGCCATTCGTCGCCGCATTTGCGGCGTTCGCGCCCTCGTTTATTTTCATCGTGGCGATGTTTCCCCACGTGGCGAGAGTGCGCGACAATCCACAGGTCAGAGCCGCACTCGTCGGTATCAACGCCGCAGTCGTCGGCGCGATTTTGGGGGCAACCGTCTCGCTGGCACAGGAGGCAATTATCGACCCACTTACCGCCGCGCTCGCAGTCGTGACGTTCGTGCTGTTCGTCCGCGGAGTACAGGCAGTGACGCTCATCCTCGGTGGGGGAGTCGTGGGTATTGGGGCATTCTATCTGCTCTAA
- a CDS encoding MFS transporter, which yields MSQHTYSSIDSLIIRFYSYRGLTSGGFVYPILTVHALAQGLDLAGVGLAAGMFFAGTLLGEIPTGYVGDRIGRRNSLFVGSVLISVTHFGFAFADSLAGFVFFWGFWGLAATFRSGSTDAWLYDTLTDHEATETYTRVRGRATGVFYASAAISALVGGALYENWSALPFLLAGVLTAIGALVVLTLPEPAASRTDQGFSLREARTALVSVVSNRTVRSFVILSGIVLAVPETVEVFVQPVALSIGFRPSTLGPLYAGLMLAAAVGSSTADAIGRRIGVGRWFVVGPTMLAVVLILASSVHAVALPVFFLSRGANTVTDTLGSTFVNDRVASHGRATTLSGVSMVHALVFLVGRTAGGAVADVTSPLVALAGFGCLAVGAVAVIRATADPFSARSPVRPEQAD from the coding sequence ATGTCACAACACACCTACTCGTCCATCGATTCGCTCATCATTCGGTTCTACAGCTATCGCGGCCTCACCTCCGGTGGATTCGTCTACCCGATTCTGACGGTGCACGCGCTCGCACAGGGCCTCGACCTCGCTGGTGTCGGCCTCGCCGCCGGGATGTTTTTCGCCGGAACGCTTCTCGGCGAGATTCCGACGGGCTACGTCGGTGACCGAATCGGTCGCCGGAACAGCCTCTTCGTCGGTTCAGTCCTCATCTCCGTCACCCATTTTGGGTTCGCATTCGCCGATTCCTTGGCCGGGTTCGTCTTCTTCTGGGGCTTCTGGGGCTTGGCCGCGACTTTCCGCTCGGGAAGCACGGACGCGTGGCTGTACGACACGTTGACCGACCACGAGGCAACCGAGACGTACACCCGCGTTCGCGGCAGAGCGACCGGCGTCTTCTACGCCTCCGCCGCGATTTCCGCCTTGGTCGGCGGCGCGCTCTACGAAAACTGGTCTGCTCTGCCGTTTCTCCTCGCGGGCGTGCTGACCGCGATTGGCGCGCTGGTCGTCCTGACGCTGCCGGAACCCGCCGCGTCCCGCACAGACCAAGGGTTCTCGCTCAGAGAAGCGCGAACCGCCCTCGTCTCGGTCGTTTCGAACCGAACGGTTCGCTCGTTCGTCATCCTCTCCGGAATCGTCCTCGCGGTGCCGGAAACGGTCGAAGTGTTCGTCCAACCAGTTGCGCTATCTATCGGTTTTCGACCGTCCACACTCGGCCCGCTGTACGCCGGCCTCATGCTCGCCGCGGCAGTTGGTTCCTCGACTGCCGACGCCATCGGCCGTCGAATCGGGGTCGGGCGTTGGTTCGTCGTCGGGCCGACGATGCTTGCCGTCGTCCTCATTCTGGCCAGTTCGGTTCACGCCGTGGCCCTCCCCGTGTTTTTCCTTTCCCGCGGTGCGAATACGGTCACGGACACGCTCGGAAGCACGTTCGTCAACGACCGGGTCGCCTCCCACGGACGAGCGACCACGCTCAGCGGCGTTTCCATGGTTCACGCGCTCGTCTTTCTGGTCGGCAGAACTGCTGGCGGCGCGGTGGCTGACGTCACCTCGCCGCTGGTTGCACTGGCCGGATTCGGCTGTCTCGCCGTCGGGGCCGTCGCGGTCATTCGCGCGACCGCAGACCCGTTTTCGGCGCGTTCGCCCGTTCGACCCGAGCAAGCCGATTGA
- a CDS encoding QcrA and Rieske domain-containing protein, whose protein sequence is MSEADKYPEDTSRRRFVKGVVGSAALAGIGTGTVATLNSATAPTGEGGGIIQYYGVENTAGPAPRPMPQIPVEIEDNGDVKGVWPEVQQQRQAGQTITVAEQQLGGVTYSSEWFQYCGVQTYPGVEPNADQDNYFRYASSSQYEWQSEVEGGAIVNVSDFEDYESWGNGIGQSGLGKPAVATWRSQDVPASGTIPVQLIRSTRIEEAANDNQWLSASTQQGFIAIMDKCTHFCCVPLFKGDPGSAKFGAADEIYCPCHQSVYDPFSIERTSFVALPRPDDDSSGNSSE, encoded by the coding sequence ATGTCAGAGGCGGACAAATATCCGGAAGACACGTCCCGTCGTCGCTTCGTCAAGGGAGTCGTCGGAAGCGCGGCGTTGGCAGGTATCGGAACTGGAACGGTGGCAACGCTCAACTCCGCGACGGCACCGACTGGTGAAGGCGGAGGTATCATTCAATACTACGGCGTCGAAAACACGGCGGGGCCAGCGCCGCGACCGATGCCACAAATTCCGGTCGAAATCGAGGACAACGGTGACGTGAAAGGAGTCTGGCCGGAGGTTCAACAGCAGCGGCAGGCAGGGCAAACGATAACCGTCGCCGAACAGCAACTCGGCGGCGTCACGTACTCGTCGGAGTGGTTCCAGTACTGCGGCGTCCAGACGTATCCCGGCGTCGAACCAAACGCAGACCAAGACAACTACTTCCGCTACGCATCGTCGTCGCAGTACGAATGGCAGTCGGAGGTAGAAGGGGGAGCCATCGTCAACGTCAGCGATTTCGAGGACTATGAATCGTGGGGCAACGGTATCGGTCAATCGGGGCTCGGGAAACCCGCTGTGGCGACGTGGCGCTCGCAGGACGTTCCCGCGAGCGGGACGATTCCTGTCCAACTCATTCGGAGCACGCGAATCGAGGAAGCGGCCAACGACAATCAGTGGTTGAGCGCAAGCACGCAACAGGGCTTCATCGCCATCATGGACAAATGCACGCATTTCTGCTGCGTGCCGCTGTTCAAGGGCGACCCCGGCAGTGCGAAGTTCGGGGCTGCGGACGAGATTTACTGTCCGTGCCACCAGTCGGTGTACGACCCCTTCAGCATCGAGCGAACGTCGTTCGTCGCGCTTCCGCGGCCCGACGACGACAGTTCCGGAAATTCTAGCGAGTGA
- a CDS encoding ATPase domain-containing protein, translating to MTHSPPERISTGVSGLDEILHSGLIPGRSYLVRGDPGTGKTILGMNYLTAGVEAGETVLFVNLEESEEDIRSNATTLGIDLSDVHFLDLSPDSDVFVDQQSYDIFSPSEVEQEPLTTAITERVESIEPDRVFIDPLTKLRHLTSDTYQFRKQVIAFMRYLKEQGATILLTSESTPDSPDHDLQYMTDGTIQLERPDMGRVISVPKFRGSSIREGKHSMRIEQGGLAVYPELTTNGHDREYVAEPIPSGVTEIDNLLHGGIERGTVTVLSGPTGVGKTTAGTQFMKEAASRGERSVIYMFEESTETFMRRNEAIDIPVEEMMEQGALEVEEVEPLDHSAMEFAREVRREVEENDTDIVMLDGLQGYKLSISSESNEMLVRKLHTLSRYLKDMGVSVILVDEIQSVTGEFQATEAGISYLADNIVFLRHIEISGEMRKAIGVLKKRTSDFERTLREFRITDHGLEVGEPLTRLRGVLSGAPEWTEVESTLDNGG from the coding sequence ATGACTCACAGTCCACCAGAGCGAATATCGACGGGCGTGTCTGGACTGGACGAGATACTGCACAGTGGTCTTATTCCAGGACGGAGCTATCTCGTTCGGGGCGACCCGGGAACAGGAAAGACGATTCTCGGAATGAACTATCTCACTGCTGGCGTCGAGGCGGGTGAGACGGTTTTATTCGTCAACTTAGAAGAATCGGAAGAGGACATTCGTTCCAACGCGACAACGTTGGGAATCGACCTTTCGGACGTTCACTTCCTCGATTTGAGTCCGGATTCCGATGTCTTCGTTGACCAACAGTCCTACGATATTTTCTCGCCGAGCGAAGTCGAGCAGGAACCGCTTACCACGGCGATTACGGAGCGTGTCGAATCGATAGAACCCGACCGGGTGTTCATCGACCCGTTGACGAAACTGCGCCACCTCACCTCTGACACCTATCAGTTCCGAAAGCAGGTCATCGCGTTTATGCGCTACCTGAAAGAGCAGGGGGCGACGATACTGCTCACGTCGGAGAGTACGCCGGATTCACCCGACCACGACCTGCAGTATATGACCGATGGCACCATCCAACTCGAACGGCCGGATATGGGTCGCGTCATTTCGGTTCCGAAGTTCCGCGGGTCGTCGATTCGGGAGGGCAAACACTCGATGCGAATCGAGCAGGGCGGTCTCGCCGTCTATCCGGAACTGACGACGAACGGGCACGACCGGGAGTACGTCGCCGAACCGATTCCGTCCGGCGTCACCGAAATCGACAACCTGCTTCACGGCGGTATCGAGCGCGGAACGGTCACGGTGTTGAGCGGGCCGACTGGGGTCGGCAAAACGACCGCCGGAACGCAGTTCATGAAGGAGGCCGCGAGCAGGGGCGAACGCTCGGTCATCTACATGTTCGAAGAAAGTACGGAGACGTTTATGCGGCGGAACGAGGCCATCGACATCCCCGTCGAGGAGATGATGGAACAGGGAGCGCTCGAAGTCGAAGAAGTCGAACCCCTCGACCATTCCGCCATGGAGTTCGCCCGCGAAGTTCGGCGCGAAGTCGAAGAGAACGACACGGACATCGTCATGCTAGACGGTTTGCAGGGGTACAAACTCTCGATTAGCAGTGAGAGCAATGAGATGCTCGTCAGGAAACTCCACACGCTGTCGCGCTATCTCAAGGATATGGGCGTCTCAGTTATTCTCGTGGACGAAATCCAATCCGTTACCGGCGAGTTTCAAGCGACGGAGGCGGGAATCAGCTACCTCGCGGACAACATCGTCTTCCTGCGCCATATCGAAATTTCGGGCGAGATGCGCAAGGCCATCGGCGTGTTGAAAAAGCGGACGAGCGATTTCGAGCGCACGCTCCGCGAGTTCAGAATCACCGACCACGGCCTCGAAGTTGGCGAACCGCTTACCAGGCTTCGAGGCGTTCTGTCGGGCGCGCCGGAGTGGACTGAAGTCGAATCCACACTGGACAATGGAGGATGA
- a CDS encoding DNA-binding transcriptional response regulator has translation MEDESLVLVLSKNEKNLELLADLVDQEGCTARITTTVGEFDAVLRGDERIEIAVLDTEGFTADLWKRCGYLHEQDIPSVVLTPSTPAHVRREAISRGVRSILEKPVDTADLRATIRGMLMQ, from the coding sequence ATGGAGGATGAATCGCTCGTCCTCGTCCTTAGCAAGAACGAAAAAAACCTCGAACTGCTCGCCGACCTCGTTGACCAAGAAGGATGCACGGCGCGCATCACGACTACGGTCGGGGAGTTCGATGCCGTCCTCCGCGGGGACGAGCGAATCGAAATCGCCGTCCTCGATACCGAGGGGTTCACGGCGGACTTGTGGAAGCGATGTGGCTATCTGCACGAACAAGATATTCCGTCCGTCGTCCTCACCCCATCGACGCCCGCGCACGTTCGACGCGAAGCAATCAGCCGCGGCGTTCGTTCCATCCTCGAAAAGCCGGTCGATACGGCCGACCTGCGGGCGACGATTCGCGGCATGCTGATGCAGTAA